The Metarhizium brunneum chromosome 3, complete sequence DNA window CTCGCGACACGGTTGGGGCCAGCGGCTTTTGGAAATGGAGCTTGTGAGCTCTCCCAGACCCGATGCTCGTGCCTCAACAAGACCAATTGGCGCGCAATTGGTTTGCGACGACATGATGCTAACGCGCTCCATGATTGGACAGTCCGATTTCTTGACTTGGTCAAGCCGTTCGTGCCGTTCCTCCCTGAGGTCCAGCAGCCGGAGACCAAGATCCCCTTCAACCAGAAGATGATGTGGACTGCTCTGACACTTCTGATATTCTTGGTCATGAGCCAGATGCCCCTGTACGGCATTGTCTCGTCAGACAACTCCGATCCTTTATACTGGCTGCGAATGGTCATGGCCAGTAACCGAGGAACATTGATGGAATTGGGTATCACCCCCATTATTTCTTCTGGCATGGTCTTCCAGCTCCTTGCTGGCACCCACATGATTGATGTCAACCTCGACCTCAAGTCCGACCGCGAGCTTTACCAGACAGCCCAGAAGCTCTTCGCCTTCATCCTGTCCGCTGGTACCGCCACCGTCTACGTCTTCACTGGCCTCTACGGTCCTCCCTCCGACCTTGGCGCCGGCATTGTCTTCCTGCTGATTCTTCAgcttgttgttgctggcaTGATCGTCATTCTCCTTGATGAGCTTCTCCAAAAGGGCTACGGTCTTGGCAGCGGCATCTCCCTGTTCATCGCCACCAACATTTGCGAGTCCATCATGTGGAAGGCCTTCTCCCCTACCACAATCAACACTGGCCGTGGTCCCGAGTTCGAGGGAGCCGTCATTGCCCTCTTCCACCTGTTGATGACCTGGCCCAACAAGCAGCGCGCTCTCCAGGAGGCTTTCTACAGACAGAACCTGCCCAACATCATGAACCTCCTGGCTACCATCTTGGTtttcgtcgccgtcatctATCTCCAGGGTTTCCGCGTCGAGATCCCCGTCAAGTCTTCCCGCCAGCGTGGTGCGCGCGGCTCTTACCCCGTCCGCCTGTTCTACACCTCCAACATGCCCATCATGCTGCAGTCCGCTCTGTCCTCCAACGTCTTCCTGATCAGCCA harbors:
- the sec-61 gene encoding Protein transport protein SEC61 subunit alpha → MSSLRFLDLVKPFVPFLPEVQQPETKIPFNQKMMWTALTLLIFLVMSQMPLYGIVSSDNSDPLYWLRMVMASNRGTLMELGITPIISSGMVFQLLAGTHMIDVNLDLKSDRELYQTAQKLFAFILSAGTATVYVFTGLYGPPSDLGAGIVFLLILQLVVAGMIVILLDELLQKGYGLGSGISLFIATNICESIMWKAFSPTTINTGRGPEFEGAVIALFHLLMTWPNKQRALQEAFYRQNLPNIMNLLATILVFVAVIYLQGFRVEIPVKSSRQRGARGSYPVRLFYTSNMPIMLQSALSSNVFLISQMLYSRFSENLLVRLFGVWEASDGSAQLHAVSGIAYYMSPPLNFKDALLDPIHTAVYIIYMLGACALFSKTWIEVSGSSPRDVAKQLKDQGLVMAGHRDQSMYKELKRIIPTAAAFGGACIGALSVASDLMGALGSGTGTLLAVTIIYGYFEIAAKEGDLAGMKGMIMG